A genomic segment from Planctomycetaceae bacterium encodes:
- a CDS encoding tetratricopeptide repeat protein, whose protein sequence is MKKGTGDEAASFIHSGPCIISSQSGRELRTMCLKTKSRRVGGVIALVVVIFAAGANLPAADEAGRLEQQFRELCSQYKYAQALTVARAALEVRTKSFGKHSRQTAAAMDLVAQALLGLGQYAQAKPLALEALDITRKSGADGLGLAKSLCTMADVQRSLGEKDNGEALVEEALALRIKALGEDHRDVAACLESLGRRKLDRWQYKQGLVMFERAYQIRLKAQGAGNIDVTRSLMGMADSQGFMHNYNQALPLYRRALEIARKAVGPDHADNAAICTGLSNCLKELADTAGALEMARRGVALREKVLGKEHPDLIVAIEVLSDAQEQQLDWAAAQKSLKQALAICEKTLGARHLTAARVHGRLGRLCEQTEQFDLAGKHLRLAMEIAQERLGDQHPLLVYMHDGLSSLCAALGRYEEAIKHAQQSCKIARHCLGEQSAQYGMCVNNLGAQYEFPQRDDLAEPLLLQAIAIAEKAAGPDHISVTWPMGSLAQIRQRQGDIPAAEGLYKRIIAILRKQQGVDHPSTIAAEAALAKFYPSVFRFAGYKEAMKALLDRSEKSLGANHPTTCRLKLSLAQQYTSDGIFAPAGALLQECLATAEKIYGKKHTRLLWILESIGKWHLAQGQYEHALQVHQRSLKIIEQALGAEHPDCAYPLTSLGKTYQAMKQYDQAESFCSRTLKVLAKSFGTDSLLYAFSLQRMGEVQEIRQRPDKAEATYKESLAIAEKRLGRAHFQLHSLIQKLALFYQHRDDFASSGPLFQRQITIFERTIGPEHRMTGFTLLRLGGGYLPKNPQAAEPIISRAVAVLQKANGPDDASVGHAMIFQAEAVGSLGRLDEAASICTKALGILEKCDSNQDVAVGRGLYSLGYVYFESGKLPQAEASFRRAVAVRAKALGADHFYLVECHRMLGRVCWEQKKYDPAEKEYKTAMAIIERSLGPDHLLLADLQDELGFLYETISKHEQAAAIYQRAFDIRRKNNDQSGIAGSLLNLGRIHFLQVKLVEADAFFVRALAILEKNPECVELAVVLNSRGDVLSAQKKHEAALEQYKQALAVLDKVKDADADIVLGTLESLAKCCQESGREADAKAYRQQADKIKLDKK, encoded by the coding sequence GTGAAAAAGGGAACGGGCGATGAAGCGGCAAGTTTTATCCACTCAGGTCCGTGTATCATCAGTAGCCAAAGCGGTCGGGAGTTAAGAACAATGTGCCTGAAAACCAAATCGAGACGCGTCGGCGGAGTCATTGCTTTGGTGGTTGTCATATTTGCCGCCGGAGCGAATTTGCCTGCCGCCGACGAAGCCGGTCGTTTGGAGCAGCAGTTCCGCGAGCTTTGCAGCCAGTACAAGTACGCCCAGGCGCTGACGGTTGCGCGGGCGGCACTGGAGGTTCGGACCAAGAGCTTCGGCAAGCACTCGCGCCAGACAGCGGCGGCCATGGACCTGGTCGCTCAGGCTCTTTTGGGGCTGGGGCAATATGCTCAGGCCAAACCGCTGGCTCTCGAGGCCTTGGACATAACGCGCAAGAGCGGGGCGGACGGTTTGGGGCTGGCCAAGTCCTTATGCACGATGGCCGACGTGCAACGGAGTCTTGGGGAAAAGGATAACGGTGAGGCTTTGGTCGAAGAGGCCTTGGCACTACGAATCAAGGCTTTGGGGGAGGATCATCGCGATGTGGCGGCGTGCCTGGAATCCTTGGGCCGTCGAAAACTGGATCGCTGGCAATATAAACAAGGCCTGGTCATGTTTGAGCGGGCCTATCAAATCCGGCTCAAGGCACAGGGCGCCGGCAACATTGATGTCACGCGTTCGCTGATGGGGATGGCCGACAGTCAAGGATTCATGCATAACTACAACCAGGCCTTGCCGCTGTACCGCCGTGCGCTGGAGATCGCCCGCAAAGCCGTCGGCCCCGATCATGCCGATAATGCTGCTATTTGCACGGGGCTGAGCAACTGCCTTAAAGAACTTGCAGATACAGCGGGCGCGCTTGAGATGGCACGGCGCGGGGTGGCCCTTCGGGAGAAGGTCCTGGGCAAGGAACATCCCGACCTGATCGTCGCGATAGAGGTTTTGTCGGACGCGCAGGAACAGCAGTTGGATTGGGCGGCGGCACAAAAGTCGCTTAAACAGGCTTTGGCCATCTGTGAAAAAACACTGGGGGCGCGGCACCTGACCGCCGCAAGAGTCCATGGCCGGCTCGGGAGGCTCTGCGAGCAAACGGAGCAATTTGATCTGGCCGGCAAACACCTGCGCCTGGCGATGGAGATTGCGCAGGAGAGGCTGGGCGATCAGCACCCGCTTCTGGTGTACATGCACGATGGCCTGTCTTCCCTATGCGCCGCGCTGGGCCGCTATGAGGAAGCGATCAAGCACGCCCAGCAGTCCTGCAAGATCGCTCGCCACTGCCTGGGAGAACAATCAGCCCAATACGGTATGTGCGTGAACAATCTGGGCGCTCAATACGAGTTTCCCCAGCGCGACGACCTGGCCGAGCCGCTCCTGCTGCAAGCCATCGCCATCGCCGAAAAGGCCGCTGGACCAGACCATATCAGCGTCACCTGGCCGATGGGCTCGTTGGCCCAGATCCGGCAGCGCCAGGGCGACATCCCGGCGGCCGAAGGTCTGTACAAGAGGATCATTGCCATCCTGCGCAAGCAACAGGGCGTGGATCACCCCTCCACGATTGCTGCCGAGGCGGCGCTGGCGAAGTTCTATCCCAGCGTCTTCCGGTTCGCTGGCTATAAGGAGGCGATGAAGGCACTGCTGGACCGGTCCGAAAAATCATTGGGTGCGAATCATCCGACCACCTGCCGGCTGAAGCTTTCGCTGGCACAGCAATATACCTCTGATGGCATATTCGCGCCGGCTGGGGCGCTTCTGCAGGAGTGCCTGGCAACCGCTGAGAAAATCTACGGCAAGAAACACACACGGTTGCTCTGGATACTGGAATCCATCGGCAAATGGCATCTTGCTCAGGGGCAGTATGAGCACGCGCTGCAGGTCCACCAGCGGTCCTTGAAGATCATTGAGCAGGCGCTGGGGGCAGAGCATCCCGATTGTGCCTACCCGCTAACCAGCCTGGGCAAGACGTATCAGGCGATGAAACAGTACGACCAGGCCGAATCGTTCTGCAGCCGCACGCTGAAAGTCCTGGCTAAATCGTTTGGAACCGACAGCCTGCTATACGCCTTCTCGCTGCAGCGCATGGGAGAGGTTCAGGAGATTCGCCAACGCCCCGACAAAGCTGAAGCCACGTACAAGGAATCACTCGCGATTGCCGAAAAACGGCTTGGTCGCGCGCATTTCCAATTGCATTCTTTGATCCAGAAGCTGGCGCTGTTCTACCAGCATCGTGATGACTTTGCCTCCTCCGGACCGCTGTTCCAGCGGCAGATCACAATCTTCGAGCGGACGATCGGGCCTGAGCACAGGATGACGGGCTTTACTCTCCTGCGGCTGGGGGGCGGATATCTACCTAAGAATCCTCAAGCCGCCGAACCAATCATATCGCGCGCCGTTGCAGTGCTTCAAAAAGCCAACGGGCCTGACGACGCCTCCGTGGGGCATGCGATGATCTTTCAGGCCGAAGCGGTTGGTTCTCTGGGGCGACTTGACGAAGCAGCATCCATATGTACGAAAGCCCTGGGCATCCTGGAGAAGTGCGATTCGAATCAGGATGTTGCAGTAGGGCGGGGCTTGTACAGCCTGGGATATGTATATTTTGAGTCCGGCAAACTTCCGCAGGCCGAGGCGTCGTTTCGGCGCGCGGTGGCCGTTCGTGCCAAAGCATTGGGCGCCGACCATTTCTATCTGGTGGAGTGTCATCGCATGCTGGGCAGAGTCTGCTGGGAGCAGAAGAAATATGATCCCGCCGAGAAGGAATACAAGACGGCGATGGCTATCATCGAACGATCCCTAGGGCCTGATCATCTCCTGCTTGCCGATCTTCAGGATGAACTCGGTTTCCTATATGAGACAATCAGCAAACACGAGCAGGCCGCAGCGATATACCAGCGCGCTTTTGACATACGCCGCAAGAACAATGACCAAAGCGGGATTGCCGGCAGTTTGCTGAACCTCGGGCGCATTCACTTTCTGCAGGTTAAGCTCGTCGAGGCCGACGCTTTCTTTGTGCGCGCACTGGCCATATTGGAAAAGAACCCTGAATGTGTAGAACTGGCCGTCGTTCTGAATAGCCGAGGCGATGTGCTGTCGGCGCAAAAGAAGCACGAGGCGGCTTTGGAGCAATACAAGCAAGCGCTGGCGGTGCTGGACAAGGTTAAGGACGCAGATGCCGATATCGTCCTGGGGACCCTGGAAAGCCTGGCCAAGTGCTGCCAGGAATCAGGCCGTGAAGCGGACGCAAAAGCTTATCGCCAACAGGCAGATAAGATCAAATTGGACAAGAAGTGA
- a CDS encoding aminopeptidase produces MLDPRMKKLADVLVSYSCKVQPGERVLIDAFDIPAEMACALIDRVAEAGGVPFCDLYQARVMRSFVATATQEQMALYAQRGLDFMKQCQCYIAVRGGHNITEMSDVPDERMKTYRSAMKPVTDQRVKHSKWVVLRWPTPSMAQLAGMSTEQFENFFFDVCTLDYARMAKAEDILKERMERTDRVRLVGPGETDLAFSIKGMAAIPCVGDRNIPDGECYTAPLRDSANGVIVFNAGTIHDGKPFDNIRLEFQDGKAVNATASDTKALNEILDIDEGARYIGEFSLGFNPHINRAMRDILFDEKIAGSIHLALGQAYDEADNGNRSKNHWDLVMIQTEPQGGGEIWFDDELIRKAGRFVPEYLHPLNPENLV; encoded by the coding sequence GTGCTGGACCCCCGAATGAAGAAACTCGCCGACGTGCTCGTGAGCTACTCGTGCAAAGTGCAGCCGGGAGAGCGCGTGCTCATCGACGCCTTCGATATCCCCGCCGAGATGGCCTGCGCGCTGATCGATCGCGTCGCCGAGGCCGGCGGCGTACCCTTCTGCGACCTCTACCAGGCCCGGGTCATGCGCTCGTTCGTCGCCACCGCCACCCAAGAGCAGATGGCACTCTACGCCCAGCGCGGCCTGGACTTCATGAAGCAGTGTCAGTGCTACATCGCCGTCCGCGGCGGCCACAACATCACCGAGATGTCCGACGTGCCCGACGAGCGGATGAAGACCTACCGCTCGGCCATGAAGCCCGTGACCGACCAGCGCGTCAAGCATTCCAAGTGGGTCGTGCTGCGCTGGCCGACGCCGTCGATGGCGCAGCTGGCCGGCATGAGCACCGAACAGTTCGAAAACTTCTTCTTCGACGTCTGCACCCTCGACTACGCCCGCATGGCCAAAGCCGAGGACATCCTGAAGGAGCGGATGGAGCGGACCGATCGCGTGCGGCTGGTGGGCCCCGGCGAAACCGACCTGGCGTTTTCGATCAAGGGCATGGCCGCCATCCCGTGCGTGGGCGACCGCAACATTCCCGACGGCGAGTGCTACACCGCCCCGCTGCGCGACAGCGCCAACGGCGTGATCGTCTTCAACGCCGGCACGATCCACGACGGCAAACCGTTCGACAACATCCGCCTGGAGTTCCAGGACGGCAAAGCCGTGAACGCGACGGCTTCGGATACCAAGGCGTTGAACGAGATTCTCGACATCGACGAGGGGGCGCGTTACATCGGCGAGTTCAGCCTGGGGTTCAACCCGCACATCAACCGCGCGATGCGCGACATCCTGTTCGACGAAAAGATCGCCGGCTCCATCCACCTGGCCCTGGGCCAGGCCTACGACGAGGCCGACAACGGCAACCGGTCGAAGAACCATTGGGACCTGGTCATGATCCAGACCGAGCCCCAAGGCGGCGGCGAGATCTGGTTCGACGACGAACTCATCCGCAAAGCCGGCCGCTTCGTCCCCGAGTACCTGCACCCCCTGAATCCCGAGAATCTGGTGTAG
- a CDS encoding BlaI/MecI/CopY family transcriptional regulator, with the protein MSGKRDKRQGAARREQASRPPMPTEAELAILRVLWDVGPATVRQVNETMNRRQNVGMTTTLKFMQIMVDKGLLIRDDSVRPQIFRPACTQEQTQQRLLGDFLERTYAGSTRTLVLQALDGADLDADQLAAVEKLLDKIDPESP; encoded by the coding sequence ATGTCCGGCAAACGTGACAAACGCCAGGGCGCAGCCCGCCGCGAGCAGGCATCGCGACCGCCGATGCCTACCGAGGCCGAGTTGGCGATTCTGCGCGTGCTGTGGGACGTCGGGCCCGCAACCGTCCGGCAGGTCAACGAAACGATGAACCGCCGCCAGAACGTGGGCATGACCACGACGCTGAAGTTCATGCAGATCATGGTCGACAAGGGCCTGCTGATCCGCGACGACAGCGTGCGCCCGCAGATCTTCCGCCCGGCGTGTACGCAGGAACAAACCCAGCAGAGGCTCCTGGGCGACTTCCTCGAACGCACCTACGCCGGCTCGACCCGAACGCTGGTGCTCCAGGCCCTCGACGGGGCCGACCTCGACGCCGACCAACTGGCCGCCGTGGAAAAGCTGCTGGACAAGATCGACCCGGAGTCGCCATGA
- a CDS encoding M56 family metallopeptidase yields MTAPATAIAGLLIHALGWALVHSLWQGALIAAAAALALRLIPPVRSRARYATACAALLAMVLLTAATALICAARPGAPQAMVPAPAAGQAFSAQAPAAARPAWQALLDVQVWLPPALPWLVAAWLVGTATGAARRVWAWRFARSLVRRDVWPVSESLAATASALARRLGIRRAVCVLESARVAVPVVIGWLRPVVLLPLSAVTGLTAAQLEAILAHELAHIARCDYLVNLVQAAAETLLFYHPAAWWLSRQIRRHREYCCDDIAAAAAGATTFARALAATAKLAMPCRPVQAAVAADGGGTFFYRVRRLVSPQVHSAAAAGDLLGLALLAAIILSGSVAMASYMPRQARLPDVTDKLKPAAAALPAAPAQPPAKPVPPLLRQQPPLVQAPNLQPVAPVVPAVRAVALPGQPAPAPMRVKTGDRFTYRQDGSLTGAKVNVLVISTFGNQVTLDVQYDQPGGSRRQIVTVDQSAIPSVVATAGQGSLSTVGPAAALSPSVSTQVQPAQWTGTLNGVTTRNHLTNTALTVTPRPIGLPQISVQPGLANPAGTRWVPSP; encoded by the coding sequence ATGACCGCCCCCGCCACAGCCATTGCAGGATTGCTGATCCACGCCCTGGGCTGGGCGCTGGTACACTCGCTCTGGCAGGGGGCGCTGATCGCCGCGGCCGCGGCGCTGGCTCTGCGACTGATCCCGCCGGTCCGCTCGCGGGCGCGATACGCTACTGCCTGCGCGGCGCTGCTGGCGATGGTGCTGCTGACGGCGGCGACGGCGTTGATCTGCGCCGCTCGTCCGGGCGCCCCGCAGGCGATGGTCCCGGCGCCGGCGGCGGGGCAGGCGTTTTCCGCCCAGGCGCCCGCGGCGGCACGGCCGGCGTGGCAGGCCCTGTTGGACGTTCAGGTCTGGCTGCCTCCGGCCTTGCCGTGGCTGGTGGCCGCATGGCTGGTTGGCACGGCGACCGGGGCGGCCAGGCGCGTCTGGGCCTGGCGCTTTGCCCGCAGCCTGGTGCGACGCGATGTCTGGCCCGTCAGCGAGTCGCTGGCCGCAACGGCCTCGGCGCTGGCTCGGCGCCTGGGCATTCGCCGCGCGGTTTGCGTGCTCGAGTCGGCGCGGGTGGCCGTGCCGGTCGTGATCGGCTGGCTGCGCCCGGTGGTGTTGCTGCCGCTGTCGGCGGTGACGGGATTGACCGCTGCCCAGCTCGAGGCGATTCTCGCCCACGAGCTGGCGCACATCGCCCGCTGCGACTACCTGGTGAACCTGGTGCAGGCGGCCGCCGAGACGCTGCTGTTCTACCATCCCGCGGCGTGGTGGCTGTCGCGGCAGATCCGCCGCCATCGCGAATATTGCTGCGACGACATTGCCGCCGCAGCGGCAGGGGCTACGACGTTCGCGCGGGCGCTGGCCGCCACGGCGAAGCTGGCGATGCCCTGTCGGCCAGTGCAAGCGGCAGTGGCCGCCGACGGGGGCGGAACGTTCTTTTATCGCGTGCGGCGGCTGGTCAGCCCGCAGGTACACTCTGCCGCCGCGGCCGGCGACCTGCTGGGCTTGGCGCTGCTGGCAGCCATTATCCTCTCCGGTAGCGTGGCGATGGCCAGCTACATGCCCCGCCAGGCGCGGCTGCCCGACGTGACGGACAAGCTCAAGCCCGCCGCCGCAGCCCTGCCGGCAGCGCCAGCGCAACCGCCGGCCAAGCCGGTTCCGCCGCTGCTGCGGCAACAGCCACCGCTGGTCCAGGCGCCGAATCTGCAACCCGTCGCGCCCGTCGTCCCGGCTGTCCGCGCCGTCGCGCTGCCGGGTCAGCCGGCGCCAGCTCCCATGCGGGTCAAGACCGGCGACCGGTTTACCTATCGCCAGGATGGAAGCCTCACCGGCGCGAAAGTGAATGTGCTGGTTATAAGCACCTTTGGCAACCAGGTGACGCTGGACGTGCAATACGATCAGCCCGGCGGCAGCAGACGGCAAATTGTGACGGTCGATCAGTCGGCCATTCCCTCGGTGGTGGCCACCGCCGGGCAGGGCAGTCTCTCCACGGTCGGCCCGGCCGCGGCGCTGTCGCCTTCGGTCAGCACGCAGGTCCAGCCGGCGCAGTGGACGGGTACACTCAACGGCGTCACCACGCGTAACCACCTCACCAACACCGCCCTGACGGTAACCCCGCGCCCAATCGGGCTTCCGCAAATCTCCGTCCAACCCGGCCTGGCCAACCCCGCCGGCACGCGCTGGGTGCCCTCCCCGTAA
- a CDS encoding alpha-L-fucosidase, with protein MTDKTAWFAQCGWGVFCHYLGSPPSTHGIGTTADQWNRQVDAFDVAGLAEQLEAAAARYFFITVGQGSGHYCAPNATYDALTGLTPSKCSRRDLVSDLYDALHGRGIELLVYTTGDGSWGDFEARKGLKLDRHWNDPGGNFDWDASRNVEFQTNWENVNREWSLRWGTKVRGWWVDGAYHAHVRYPENQPPNFETFAAALRAGNPDAIVAFNPGVKLPVIHYTSHEDFTCGEVADALPQCDGAWVEKDGHKARYHLLSYLGSTWCGGAAPRFPDDLAAAYTAYIAGRGGVMTWDVPIEKSGLIPAAFVDQLKAIGRRMAGNVSR; from the coding sequence ATGACCGACAAGACGGCTTGGTTTGCGCAGTGCGGGTGGGGCGTGTTCTGTCATTATCTGGGCAGCCCGCCTTCGACGCATGGCATCGGGACGACGGCAGACCAGTGGAACCGCCAGGTCGACGCGTTCGATGTGGCGGGGCTGGCCGAGCAGCTTGAGGCGGCGGCTGCGCGCTACTTCTTCATCACCGTCGGGCAGGGCTCGGGGCATTACTGCGCCCCCAACGCGACGTACGACGCCCTGACCGGTCTGACGCCCAGCAAGTGCTCGCGGCGCGACCTGGTCAGCGACCTCTACGACGCCCTGCACGGCCGCGGGATCGAGCTGCTGGTCTACACCACCGGCGACGGGTCCTGGGGCGACTTCGAGGCCCGCAAAGGCCTCAAGCTCGACCGCCACTGGAACGACCCCGGCGGCAACTTCGACTGGGACGCCAGCCGCAACGTCGAGTTCCAGACCAACTGGGAAAATGTCAATCGCGAGTGGTCGCTGCGATGGGGCACGAAGGTGCGCGGCTGGTGGGTCGACGGCGCGTACCATGCCCACGTGCGGTACCCGGAAAATCAGCCGCCGAACTTCGAGACGTTTGCGGCCGCACTGCGGGCGGGCAACCCCGACGCGATCGTGGCGTTCAACCCCGGCGTGAAGCTGCCGGTGATTCACTACACGAGCCACGAAGACTTCACCTGCGGCGAGGTGGCCGACGCCCTGCCGCAGTGTGACGGCGCGTGGGTCGAGAAGGACGGCCACAAGGCCCGCTACCATCTGCTGAGCTACCTGGGCAGCACGTGGTGCGGCGGGGCGGCGCCGCGATTCCCCGACGATCTGGCGGCCGCCTACACCGCGTACATCGCCGGCCGCGGCGGCGTGATGACCTGGGACGTCCCCATCGAAAAATCCGGCCTCATCCCCGCCGCGTTCGTCGACCAGCTAAAAGCGATCGGCCGCCGGATGGCGGGAAACGTTAGCCGCTGA
- the dnaA gene encoding chromosomal replication initiator protein DnaA: MAGVESSLWQKIIQQVVASGGNIIRPWFTALEPISLEYGLLEILVPGRKEQEYCRKHATRMFNEAAQAATGRLVSVCFLTSAEEANGVAGDEAPAAGEGEFETEPAAFSLNPRYTFGDFVIGPCNRLAHAACVAISESPGKTYNPLFLHGSVGLGKTHLLQAACGKVQLDNPQAQIMVLSCETFVNHFINAVEKGQLHEFRYRYRHADVLAIDDIQFLSDHEQTQEEFFHTFNTLYQSQKQIILTSDRGPGEIPALQSRLVSRFNWGLVARIDRPCYETRVAIVHKKSRLRSIELPEDVTCFIAATIDSNTRELEGAIAKVAMLAKVADRPIDLAVAEEALGAAPVPTRREVTVEDILTAVTSRFNVRLADLQSKKRSRSIAFPRQICMFLARNLTRHSLEEIGGYFGGRDHTTVLHAHRTIEGVAHSDPQFQATLEAISKEIQAKA; the protein is encoded by the coding sequence ATGGCCGGCGTGGAATCATCCCTGTGGCAGAAAATCATTCAGCAAGTCGTTGCCTCCGGCGGCAACATCATCCGCCCCTGGTTCACCGCCCTGGAGCCCATCAGCCTCGAGTACGGGTTGCTGGAGATCCTCGTCCCCGGCCGCAAGGAACAGGAATACTGCCGCAAGCATGCCACGCGGATGTTCAACGAGGCGGCCCAGGCGGCGACGGGGCGGCTGGTGAGCGTGTGCTTTCTGACGTCGGCGGAAGAGGCCAACGGCGTCGCGGGCGACGAGGCGCCGGCGGCGGGCGAGGGCGAGTTCGAGACCGAGCCGGCGGCATTTTCGCTCAATCCGCGGTACACCTTCGGCGACTTCGTGATCGGCCCGTGCAACCGCCTGGCGCACGCGGCGTGCGTGGCGATCAGCGAGTCGCCGGGCAAGACGTACAACCCGCTGTTCCTGCACGGCTCGGTGGGGCTGGGCAAGACGCACCTGCTCCAGGCCGCCTGCGGCAAGGTGCAGCTCGATAACCCCCAAGCCCAGATCATGGTGCTGTCCTGCGAGACGTTCGTGAACCACTTCATCAACGCCGTCGAGAAGGGCCAGCTCCACGAGTTCCGCTACCGCTACCGCCACGCCGACGTGCTGGCCATCGACGACATCCAGTTCCTCTCCGACCACGAGCAGACGCAGGAAGAGTTCTTCCACACCTTCAACACGCTCTACCAGAGCCAGAAGCAGATCATTCTGACCAGCGACCGCGGCCCGGGCGAGATTCCCGCCCTGCAGAGCCGCCTGGTCAGCCGCTTCAACTGGGGCCTGGTCGCCCGCATCGACCGCCCGTGCTACGAAACGCGCGTGGCGATCGTCCACAAGAAGTCGCGCCTGCGCAGCATCGAACTGCCCGAAGACGTCACGTGCTTCATCGCCGCGACCATCGACTCCAACACCCGCGAGCTCGAAGGCGCCATCGCCAAAGTCGCCATGCTCGCCAAGGTCGCCGACCGGCCCATCGACCTGGCGGTGGCCGAAGAGGCCCTGGGCGCCGCCCCCGTCCCCACCCGGCGCGAGGTGACGGTCGAGGATATCCTCACGGCCGTCACGTCACGCTTCAACGTGCGCCTGGCGGACCTGCAGAGCAAGAAGCGGTCGCGTTCGATCGCGTTTCCGCGGCAGATCTGCATGTTCCTGGCTCGTAACCTGACGCGGCACAGCCTGGAAGAGATCGGCGGCTACTTCGGCGGCCGCGACCACACGACGGTGCTGCACGCCCACCGCACGATCGAAGGGGTCGCCCACAGCGACCCGCAGTTCCAGGCGACCCTCGAGGCGATCTCAAAGGAGATCCAGGCCAAGGCGTGA
- a CDS encoding glycosyltransferase family 39 protein encodes MVLLAVCLPLFFTAINSLPLLDPDEPRCAIVVRNMIRSGNWWVPMLDGGIYYDKPAPYFWLVGAAEILTGSGELAGRGVSALSALLAVVVTWRLGRRIFGPQAGLLGAIMLASSGMFLFVARWYRMDMPFTAAMWAALWFFWRGEDQRLKGQGSGWGGWLGFYICCGVACLFKGIAGLGIPGIVVGGYLLLSGRPRRLFEVFHVRGLLGFSLVALPFYISVCWSVPQYAQQFFGQHTLARFGAQTFGGAEEHGFPGVTYIAILLGGLLPWTTYLPGAYIRMFPRRWRLRNASPAVMFLWLAALLPLIFFMFSKTKLPVYILPVLAPLTILMGALAVQWVQSSQRDGMLKHGAISMMITVGGFVILLAVLERLLGILSPAIILPAVVAAAVIAAMIVALVRNRRGWVLILSVAGVMASFLYLIIHIAPAGYNKKSMRQLARLIDPAEAKIARYYYWSDENRSFEYYADPGFIEQLKTSPEHQARRKAIAAAALQSDAPVYFFVTGKEALMQLHAAGRVRELGHIGRRWLVTNHRQNQAPPADTQPASQRASAPASAQGGHTSGKELAPETQPMSKEGLNILDWRLRHDAAGR; translated from the coding sequence ATGGTATTGCTGGCGGTCTGCCTGCCGCTGTTCTTCACCGCGATTAACTCGCTGCCCCTGCTGGACCCTGACGAACCGCGATGCGCCATCGTCGTGCGCAACATGATCCGCAGCGGCAACTGGTGGGTGCCGATGCTCGACGGCGGGATCTACTACGACAAGCCTGCCCCGTACTTCTGGCTCGTCGGCGCCGCCGAGATCCTCACCGGCAGCGGCGAGCTGGCCGGGCGGGGCGTCTCGGCGCTGTCGGCCCTGCTGGCGGTGGTGGTGACCTGGCGCCTGGGGCGGCGGATCTTCGGCCCCCAGGCCGGTCTGCTGGGGGCGATCATGCTCGCCTCGAGCGGGATGTTCCTCTTCGTGGCGCGCTGGTATCGGATGGACATGCCCTTTACGGCGGCCATGTGGGCGGCGTTGTGGTTCTTCTGGCGCGGCGAGGACCAGCGTCTCAAAGGCCAGGGCAGCGGATGGGGGGGGTGGCTGGGCTTCTATATCTGCTGCGGCGTGGCGTGCCTGTTCAAAGGAATTGCGGGGCTGGGGATTCCGGGCATCGTCGTGGGGGGCTACCTGCTGCTGTCGGGCCGCCCTCGCCGGCTGTTCGAGGTCTTCCACGTGCGCGGGCTGCTGGGATTTTCGCTTGTCGCCTTGCCGTTCTACATCAGCGTGTGCTGGTCGGTGCCGCAGTATGCCCAGCAGTTTTTCGGTCAGCACACCTTGGCGCGGTTTGGTGCGCAGACCTTCGGCGGCGCCGAAGAACACGGCTTTCCGGGCGTGACGTACATTGCGATTCTGCTGGGCGGGCTGCTGCCCTGGACGACGTACCTGCCCGGGGCGTACATCCGGATGTTCCCGCGGCGGTGGAGGCTTCGCAACGCCTCGCCGGCGGTTATGTTTCTATGGCTGGCGGCCCTGCTGCCGCTGATCTTCTTCATGTTCAGCAAGACCAAGCTGCCGGTCTACATCCTGCCGGTCTTGGCACCGCTGACGATCCTGATGGGCGCCCTGGCCGTGCAATGGGTCCAGTCCAGCCAGCGCGACGGCATGCTCAAGCACGGCGCCATCTCCATGATGATCACCGTCGGCGGTTTTGTGATCCTGCTGGCCGTGCTGGAGCGATTGCTGGGCATCCTCTCGCCGGCGATTATTCTTCCGGCGGTTGTGGCCGCCGCGGTCATCGCCGCGATGATCGTCGCCCTGGTCCGCAATCGTCGCGGGTGGGTCCTGATCCTGTCGGTGGCCGGCGTGATGGCCTCGTTCCTGTATCTGATCATCCACATCGCTCCTGCCGGCTACAACAAGAAGAGCATGCGGCAACTGGCCCGGCTGATCGATCCGGCCGAGGCCAAGATCGCCAGGTACTATTACTGGTCCGACGAGAACCGCTCGTTCGAGTACTATGCCGACCCCGGTTTTATCGAGCAGTTGAAAACATCCCCCGAACACCAGGCGCGGCGAAAAGCCATCGCCGCGGCTGCCTTGCAGTCCGACGCGCCGGTGTACTTCTTCGTCACCGGCAAAGAGGCCCTCATGCAGTTGCACGCCGCCGGACGCGTCAGGGAGCTCGGGCACATCGGCCGGCGCTGGCTGGTGACCAATCACCGCCAGAATCAGGCCCCTCCGGCGGATACGCAGCCGGCATCGCAGCGGGCATCTGCGCCGGCTTCGGCGCAGGGGGGGCACACGTCAGGCAAGGAACTCGCGCCCGAAACTCAACCCATGAGCAAAGAAGGCCTCAATATTCTCGATTGGCGTCTCCGGCATGACGCTGCTGGTCGATGA